One Mycobacterium marseillense DNA window includes the following coding sequences:
- a CDS encoding CBS domain-containing protein — MRAEQIAEDFPVVNIDADALEAARMLAKHRLPGLLVTDGSGRPYAVLPASQVVRFIVPRYVQDDPSLAGVLNESTADRCAEKLSGKKVRDVLPDHLVDVPPAHADDTIIEVAALMARLRSPLVAVVKDGGLVGVITASRVLAAALKT; from the coding sequence GTGCGCGCCGAGCAGATCGCCGAGGACTTCCCCGTCGTCAACATCGACGCGGACGCGCTGGAAGCCGCCCGGATGCTGGCCAAGCACCGGCTGCCCGGGCTGTTGGTCACCGACGGTTCGGGGCGCCCCTACGCGGTGCTGCCCGCCTCCCAGGTCGTCCGCTTCATCGTGCCGCGTTACGTGCAGGACGACCCGTCGCTGGCCGGCGTGCTCAACGAATCGACCGCCGACCGCTGCGCGGAAAAATTGAGCGGCAAGAAGGTGCGCGACGTGTTGCCCGACCATCTGGTCGACGTGCCCCCGGCCCACGCCGACGACACCATCATCGAAGTGGCCGCGCTCATGGCGCGACTGCGCAGCCCGCTCGTCGCGGTGGTCAAGGACGGCGGACTGGTCGGGGTGATCACGGCATCGCGGGTGCTCGCCGCCGCGCTGAAAACCTGA
- the dxs gene encoding 1-deoxy-D-xylulose-5-phosphate synthase codes for MLEQIRGPADLQHLSAHQLRELAAEIREFLIHKVAATGGHLGPNLGVVELTLALHRVFDSPHDPIIFDTGHQAYVHKMLTGRSHEFETLRKKGGLSGYPSRAESEHDWVESSHASAALSYADGLAKAFELSGHRNRHVVAVVGDGALTGGMCWEALNNIAASGRPVIIVVNDNGRSYAPTIGGVADHLATLRLQPVYEQALERGRDALRALPLVGRLAYRVMHSVKAGIKDSLSPQLLFTDLGLKYVGPVDGHDERAVEAALRHARGFGRPVIVHVVTRKGMGYAPAEDDEAEQMHSCGVIDPLTGQATSVAGPGWTATFSDALIGYARKRRDVVAITAAMPGPTGLTPFGQQFPDRLFDVGIAEQHAMTSAAGLAMGGMHPVVAIYSTFLNRAFDQIMMDVALHRLPVTMVLDRAGITGSDGASHNGMWDLSLLGIVPGIRVAAPRDATRLREELGEALEVDDGPTALRFPKGDVGEDIPAIERLGSGISGVDVLAVPASGCNHDVLLVGVGPFARMTLAVAKRLQDQGIGVTVIDPRWVLPVSDQLLDLAGRHKLVVTCEDNGVNGGVGSAVSAALRHAEIDVPCRDVGLPQRFYEHASRGELLADLTLTDQDVARRITGWVAALGSSEAEAEIREHLD; via the coding sequence ATGCTGGAACAGATCCGCGGGCCCGCTGATCTGCAGCACCTTTCTGCGCATCAGCTCCGCGAATTGGCCGCCGAGATTCGCGAGTTCCTGATTCACAAGGTCGCTGCCACCGGGGGACACCTCGGGCCCAATCTCGGCGTGGTCGAACTGACCCTCGCGCTGCACCGGGTGTTCGACTCGCCGCACGATCCGATCATCTTCGACACCGGCCATCAGGCCTACGTCCACAAGATGCTGACGGGGCGTTCCCACGAGTTCGAAACCCTGCGCAAAAAGGGTGGGCTGTCCGGTTATCCGTCGCGCGCCGAGAGCGAGCACGACTGGGTGGAGTCCAGCCATGCCAGCGCCGCGCTGTCCTACGCCGACGGGTTGGCCAAGGCCTTCGAGCTGAGCGGGCACCGCAATCGGCACGTGGTCGCGGTGGTCGGCGACGGGGCGCTGACCGGCGGCATGTGCTGGGAGGCGCTGAACAACATCGCCGCCTCGGGCCGCCCGGTGATCATCGTCGTCAACGACAACGGCCGCAGCTACGCCCCGACGATCGGCGGTGTGGCCGACCATCTCGCCACGTTGCGCCTGCAACCGGTGTACGAGCAGGCCCTGGAACGGGGCCGCGACGCGCTGCGGGCGCTGCCGCTGGTCGGCAGGCTGGCCTACCGCGTCATGCACAGCGTCAAGGCCGGCATCAAGGACTCGTTGTCGCCGCAGCTGCTGTTCACCGACCTGGGGCTGAAGTACGTGGGCCCCGTCGACGGCCACGACGAACGCGCGGTGGAGGCCGCGCTGCGCCATGCCCGCGGCTTCGGGCGCCCGGTGATCGTGCACGTGGTGACCCGCAAGGGGATGGGCTACGCGCCCGCCGAGGACGACGAAGCCGAGCAGATGCATTCGTGCGGGGTGATCGATCCTCTGACCGGCCAGGCGACCAGCGTCGCGGGCCCGGGCTGGACGGCGACCTTCTCCGATGCGCTCATCGGCTACGCCCGCAAGCGCCGCGACGTCGTGGCCATCACCGCGGCCATGCCCGGCCCCACCGGGCTGACGCCGTTCGGGCAGCAGTTCCCGGACCGCCTGTTCGATGTCGGCATCGCCGAGCAGCACGCGATGACGTCGGCGGCCGGCCTCGCCATGGGCGGGATGCACCCAGTGGTGGCCATCTATTCGACGTTCCTCAACCGCGCCTTCGACCAGATCATGATGGACGTGGCGCTGCACCGGCTGCCCGTCACCATGGTGCTGGACCGGGCCGGGATCACCGGTTCGGACGGCGCCAGCCACAACGGGATGTGGGACCTGTCGCTGCTGGGCATCGTGCCCGGCATACGGGTGGCCGCCCCCCGCGACGCCACCCGGTTGCGCGAGGAACTCGGCGAGGCGCTCGAGGTCGACGACGGGCCGACGGCGCTGCGCTTCCCCAAAGGCGATGTGGGCGAGGACATTCCGGCGATCGAGCGCCTCGGGTCGGGCATCTCGGGTGTCGATGTGCTCGCCGTGCCGGCCAGTGGATGCAACCACGACGTGCTGCTGGTGGGGGTCGGGCCGTTCGCGCGGATGACGCTGGCGGTGGCCAAGCGGTTGCAGGATCAGGGGATCGGCGTCACGGTCATCGACCCGCGGTGGGTGCTGCCCGTCTCCGACCAGCTTCTCGACCTGGCGGGGCGGCACAAGTTGGTCGTCACCTGCGAGGACAACGGGGTCAACGGCGGGGTGGGCTCGGCGGTGTCGGCCGCGCTGCGCCACGCCGAGATCGACGTTCCCTGCCGCGATGTCGGCCTGCCGCAGCGGTTCTACGAGCATGCCTCCCGGGGCGAGCTGCTGGCGGACCTGACGCTGACCGATCAGGACGTGGCACGCCGCATCACCGGGTGGGTCGCCGCGCTGGGCAGCAGCGAGGCCGAAGCCGAGATCCGCGAGCACCTGGACTGA
- a CDS encoding ribonuclease D, producing MGEPSPDGPGSSAPGSSEPAPTPLPHPAEGVPPISVSVYEIEAAAARLDRGRGPFAVDAERASGFRYSNRAYLIQIRRAGSGTVLIDPVSHGRDPLEALRPVAEVLGSDEWILHSADQDLPCLAEVGMRPPALYDTELAGRLAGFERVNLATMVERLLGFGLAKGHGAADWSKRPLPADWLNYAALDVELLIEMRQAIAEVLAGQGKTDWAAQEFDYLRDAGTKDPGAAVRPDRWRRTSGIHKVRDQRGLAAVRELWLTRDRIAQRRDIAPRRILPDSAIIDAALANPMTVEELVALPVFGGRNQRRSAATWLAALDAARQNKNPPVDAEPPNGPPPPARWSRRKPEAAARLEAARAALSEVSERVHVPTENLVSPDLVRRLCWDWEAAPDPFEAVEAFLRAGQARPWQRELVDPALARALQAPEDTD from the coding sequence CCACCCCGCTTCCGCATCCGGCCGAAGGCGTCCCACCCATCTCGGTGAGCGTGTACGAAATCGAGGCCGCGGCGGCGCGGCTGGACCGCGGGCGCGGACCGTTCGCGGTGGACGCCGAGCGGGCATCGGGTTTCCGCTATTCCAACCGGGCCTACCTGATCCAGATCCGCCGGGCCGGCTCCGGCACCGTGCTGATCGACCCGGTGAGCCACGGCCGCGACCCGCTCGAGGCCCTGCGGCCGGTGGCCGAGGTGCTGGGCTCCGACGAATGGATCCTGCACTCGGCCGATCAGGACCTGCCCTGTCTGGCCGAAGTGGGCATGCGGCCGCCGGCGCTGTATGACACCGAGCTCGCCGGACGGCTGGCCGGATTCGAACGCGTGAACCTGGCCACCATGGTCGAGCGGCTGCTGGGTTTCGGGCTGGCCAAGGGCCACGGCGCCGCCGACTGGTCCAAGCGGCCTCTGCCCGCCGATTGGCTCAACTACGCCGCCCTGGATGTGGAACTGCTCATCGAGATGCGGCAGGCGATCGCGGAGGTCCTCGCCGGGCAGGGCAAAACCGATTGGGCCGCACAGGAATTCGATTACCTGCGGGACGCGGGCACGAAGGATCCGGGCGCCGCCGTGCGGCCGGACCGGTGGCGGCGAACGTCGGGGATCCACAAGGTGCGCGATCAGCGTGGCCTGGCCGCGGTCCGCGAATTGTGGTTGACCCGCGACCGGATCGCGCAGCGCCGCGACATCGCGCCGCGGCGCATCCTTCCCGACTCGGCGATCATCGACGCCGCGCTGGCCAACCCGATGACCGTCGAGGAACTGGTCGCGCTGCCCGTGTTCGGTGGGCGCAATCAGCGCCGCAGCGCCGCGACGTGGCTGGCGGCGCTGGACGCCGCGCGGCAGAACAAGAATCCGCCCGTGGACGCCGAACCGCCGAACGGGCCGCCGCCCCCGGCGCGGTGGAGCCGGCGCAAACCGGAGGCGGCCGCGCGGCTCGAGGCCGCGCGGGCGGCACTGTCGGAGGTGTCGGAGCGGGTGCACGTCCCCACCGAGAACCTGGTCTCGCCGGATCTGGTGCGACGGCTGTGCTGGGACTGGGAGGCCGCCCCGGATCCCTTCGAGGCCGTCGAGGCGTTTCTGCGGGCCGGGCAGGCCAGGCCCTGGCAGCGCGAATTGGTGGATCCCGCTCTGGCCCGCGCGCTGCAGGCGCCAGAAGACACCGATTAA